The genomic interval CAGCAATAATTGATTTAACTTCGCGATTGATTCCCGATTAACCTTATCAATATGATCGCGTAATATTTGCAAGCGCGATTCTTGGGATGTTCCCTCTACCTCACCGGATGCAAAAGCGTGTTTCTTATATTGCTCAATACTGCGGTTTTTCTCTTCTAAAATCTGCCGATAATTACTCGCCGCTAAAAGTTGCAATAAATTCCCCTGACGAGACTCTCCAACCGCATCAAACCCTTCCTCATCCACCCGAATCAACCCAATTAACGAATTCCCCGCCATAATATTAAAATCAATATTCGGCAGAGGTTCCAATTCCTCAACCTCCTGTGCAGAGGAAACCAACGCCAAAAATAAGCGTAACTTGGCAATTTCTGTCGCCTCCTCCATGATGTCCACCCCATAGAGGTTGTCGGTAATAATCCGCTTTTTGACAAAATAAGACAACGAGGGATGGTTCTTTTCTACCTCAGCGAGCCATTTTTTCAGCCGTCTGTCACCCTTTAACTTAACCGTGCCAATGACAGCCGTATAGACTGAGATTAGCGTCTTCATCGCCGCCACCAGGAACGCACCCGAACCGCAAGCCGGGTCAAGTAATGATAGATTGGGAAGGATGTCATGGATTAAGCGATCGCACAGAGTTGCATCCAACTTAATCAGCAGTTCGTTAATATCCTCAAACTGGCGGTCACTAGCGCTGTTGACCCGATCTAGAATAAGCTTGTTGATAGTGCGATCGCACAAATACTCCGTAATCTCAGGACGAGTATAATAGGCCCCAAACGCCTTCTGATTAATATACTTCTCAAAAATATACCCCAACACATCCGGGTTAATCTCATCATCCTTCCCCCCCGGAGTATCATCCAAATTCCAAGAATACCGAGAAAACAAACCTAAAATTTTCTCAAACCCTTCATCAGCGATCGCAATACTCGGATAATCTTGCTCAATCCGATGCTTGAGAAATAACCCCCCATTCAGGTATTTTACCCGACCAATTAACGCCTGTGCCTCTGGTTTACGCTCCGCCTCTGGTTTAGCAAACCCTTCAAAAAACAGCGTTTGGAGAAACTCCCTAAAAAAGCAATCCTCTCCCCGCTGCTGACTCTGCTTCAGCTTATTTTGTAAATAATCTAAATCCCCATTATCAATAAACCCCTTCCGCTGCAAAAAATAAACAAACATCAAGCGATTCAGAATCACCGAAGTATACCAACGACGGTCAACTTCATTTTCAATTCCCCGAATAAACTGTAAAAATATCTGATGTTCTTCTTGGAACTCCTTATAAAACTTCTTCGTAACTCTCTCAACATCAAACCCGCTTTGTAACTTCTGAGCAATTTCAACAACCGACGGTTCACTAACTTCCAAATCCGCGATATCAATCACCAAGCTACCCAGCTTCCCCAAAAACAGATCGCCAGGTTGACCCTTAACATACAAATGGTCGCGAAAATAACGCTTTGTCCCCTCTCGCTTCACCCAATACCAAAGACTACGAGTGCGTTCTTCATCCACAAAAATCAGCAAGTTTTCCGCAATTCGTTCGGTAATTTCTTTATGAATTGCACTCCGTTCTTTAGCCTCTGGAATCTTGCCATCCTCCGCCATCACTTCAAAGACAACAACTCCAGATGCTTCAGCTATTCTTTTATATTGATAACTTTTCTCTTCAATCTCCAGCGACAAAGCTTTCTTAGTCGAAGGTTGCGACCATCCTAATACATCAATAAACAACTCGCTAAAGTCGAAATCATACAATAAATCACGAGTACGCGAAAAATCGAGAGCCATTATTAATTACTCCTAAAACTTTAACCACTCAAATAACTCGTTTGCTGATAGCTGCAAATCTGCCAGCACGGACAACACAGGCAACCTGTCATCTCCTTGCTTCACCTCCGGCTGCTGTTGTGGTTGATAACTAATGATCATGCGGTCTTGTGGGTCAATCATCCATCCTAAACTCGTCCCATTATTTAAGTAAAAAAGTATCTTTTCTGTAACTCGCGAATCAGTCTGGTCTGGTGAGAGAATTTCTATGGCCCAGTCGGGATAAATTTCAATTCGATTTTGTGGCTCTCCACGTTCATCAAGCGGAATTCTATGCCATAAAAAAACAGCAATATCAGGAACCAATGAACGTCCGCCAAAGGTGCAACGCAATTCAGGGAATGCATAGACTATTTTTTGGGGTTTGCCGACTTTATTAATGGCCGACGACAACTCAAATTGCAGTATACTGTGCTTGATTTGAGGCATTGGTTTTTGATAGATTCTCCCGTCGATATACTCACTAGCAGGTTTTGTTTCTGGCAGCTCTAGAAACTCCGCCAGCGATAATTTGAGCGTTGCATCTGTTGAAGTCATAATTCCTTTAACCTGAAATCTCTAATACAACCAACTAAAAACATCCCCAACCGAGAGGTTCCAATCTCCCAATACTTCAAGAACAGGTAATTTTTCATCCCCATATTTCACTTCCGGTAATTGATTGGGTAGAAATACCACTACCGATTCATCTTCAGGTTCAATAAACCAACCCAGCTTTGTCCCATGTTTTAAGCAAAATGTAATTTTACTAATGACCCGACTTGGTGATTGTTCGGGAGAAAGAATTTCAATCACCCAATCGGGAGGAATTTCAAACTTATTAGCAATTCTGCCATTAGGACGGCGAGGGATGCGCTGCCACTCAAAAACAGTAATATCCGGCACAATTGCGCGATTCTCAAATGTACAGCGCAATTCTGGAAACGCACAAGCTAACTGCTGCGGTTTGGCAACCTGATTAATGGCAGCGATTAAAGAACCTTGTAAAATACTATGTTCTCCTTGAGCCATTGGTTTCTGGTATATTCTCCCATCAATATATTCACTAGCAGGTTTAGTTTCTGGTTGTGCCAAAAACTCTTCTAAGGTGATTTGGGTAATGGGTTCTGTCGTTGAAGTCATGGCAGTTGCCTAATTTTGTGATTGAAACAATCCTAACGAACAAATAATTTGCGGCTCTTGCATTTGACCCTCCTCATGCACCAAACCCAGACGGTCATCTAAATAAAGAGCAACCACCAATTCTGCTAACTGTTGGTCATCAATCCCACTCTTGAGAGAACGATTCAATCGGTCAACCGCTGACTGTCGCAATGGATAGCGGTAAATTTGGTCAATTGCCTTGAGTAAGTCAGAAGTGACTAACAACGGCATTTCCTTGGCATAGCGCTTGAGCCGTTCGTAAGTCCGAAACCTCGCACCCGAAGGACGGCCTAATTGACCCCCTGCACTTTTCTCTTCCTCAGCAATTAACTTTGCTCCCTGTTCGACTAAATCGTGATGTTGAGAATCGCGAGGAATAGCCTTGGTTTCCGGTTCGCACCGCGCCATCCGCAAAATCTCAAACTGAGACTGAGTAACACTTTCACCTTCCCGATTGATCCAAGCTAACGCATCATTGCCTTCTGCGGTTTTCATATACAGCAATACCCCTTCCGGCTGAGTCGTGGTGGGAATATGAGTGCGAGTGGAATATGCCACATTTTGCAAATTTTCAATCGTCTTTTTCAGAGTCGGGTTATTATCGGTGGCATTCTTCCAAATTTGATACGCCTCCGAGGTTAAGTCAACTTCGCTATCTTCATCTCCATCTAGAATCCCCGATTTTTCGTGATAAAGATCCAGCATCGTCTGCTCATTAGCATCATCCTCAAAAAAGGCTTCATCCGTACCCACCACTTCCGCATTTTCCTGAAGCCGCTGACGCAACCGACCCCGCAAGTTAATAATTCGCTCAACTCCATCTACGGGTAAAAAGGAGTAGCAGAGAATCTTTTCAGCCATTTGACCAATCCGGTCTACCCGGCCTGCCCGTTGAATCAGGCGAATAATTGCCCAAGGTAAGTCATAGTTAACGATAATGGCGCAGTCTTGCAGGTTGAGTCCTTCACTCAGAACATCGGTAGCAATTAAGATTCGTAATTCATCAGCCGCAGAGATAGATTTATCGTTACTGACGGGACTGAAGCGCCAAGCCACTCCCGCCGGGTCAGCCGAATTCCCCGTTACTCCTTCAACTCGGTCAATACCCCGGTGCTTGAGTTCTGCGGTCAGATAATGCACGGTATCGGCAAACTGCGTGAAAATCAGCACCTTCTTTTGAGGATGAACATCGCACAGGAGTTCGATTAAGGCTGCCAACTTTTGGTCAGTCGTCGCATCCCAACCCCCACATTCATCCAGCAGACTCATTAAAGCTTGAGCGTCTGAGTGTAAATCCTGTTTCAGAGATGGCTTAAATAACTTCGGTCGGAGCCATTTGAATCGACGCTGGTAACGAGTAGCATACTCTTGGTAAACGGCGGCGGCGCGTTGGCGATACTCCGCTTCAGTTCGGGACAAAACCTGCTCTGGCGCTAGTTCCTCGTCCTCTTCTGTTTCTGGGTCGAGCAATGTTCCGGCTAAAGAATCTAAGTCCTCATCGTTATTTCGAGTATCTAGGAGTGCTGCTTCTTGAGCGCCAATGGGTAACGGTAAGTCCTGCGCGATCGCGTGCAGAAAGATATAATTCCGTAAAATATGGCGATCGAGCGACTGAATGAAGGCCGGCCCGCCACTTTCTAGGCGTTTAAATAGGTTCGTGCGACAAAACCCCATTAGCCGCTTCCCAGCACGAGATAATCCTTTAAGCTGCACTGACTCAGCAGTAGTGAGCGATTTGCTTTGAGCCGACTTCACAGACACCGCGTAGTTGCCTAAGCCGTATCTCGGCAAGTTCAAAGAATTGAGGATTTTAACCACATCCTCTGAGTAAAGGGCAGCATAGGAATCATCATCCTCACCCATGCCAAACTTGACGGTTTGGGGTTGGCGACGGGGAAAGTAAGACCGCGTACCGTTAGGAAATTCCAGATATTTGCGTCTTTCGACTTGCTCCCCCTTATTAAGGGGGTTGGGGGGATCGCTCTTAGCATAGTTATCCTGAATGAAACTGCGAGTTCGGCGCACCATGTACAGCCGCATGAGTTCTCGCCAATCGTCAGGATATTCGCTCTTTTCAAATGCAGCAAGGGAACGTACTGGCGCTTGGTGTTTGCGGCTGAACTCAAGTTCTCCCCCTAACTCACTCAGCAGTTTTTCCGGCCGTATCCCTAAATCCTTGTCCTCTGGTACAAATAAGCGCAATTGATTGGATAAGTCGAGGTAGGTTTTGTTATAGGGAGTGGCAGTCAGCAGAATGCAGCGGCTCTCATTGAGCGCGATATACTCCTGAATTGCCCGATAGCGCTTGCCCTCACGATTCCGTAAATTGTGGCTTTCGTCAATCAGAACCACGCGATAACGGCGTTCATTGGGTAATTCGCTCTGCACTCGGCTAATAGAGAGAACTTTTGCCCGCAGTCCATAGCGGTAAACGTAGTCTTCCCACATAGACACGAGGTTTTTAGGGCAAATAATCAGGGTTTCTAGGAAAAAATCTTCTTCTAAAATCTTGGCTAAGGTTGTTGCAATTAACGTTTTGCCTAAACCCACAACATCCCCCACCAATACACCCCCCCTGCGGTTGACGTGACGCGCAGCAATCTGAACAGCGGCTTCTTGGAATTTAAACAACTGACCCTTAACATCGCGGGGAATTGGATATTGGGAGAGTCCTGCTCTTGCTTCCTGAGAGAGGTGGTAGGCAATTTTTAGATAAATATAGTAAGGGGGAATCGGCTTTTCTCTGGCCCAACTGTTATCAATGATCTCAACAAGTTCTTGGGAAATATCGATACACCAGCGATCGCGCCAGCGGTCATCAAACCATTTCTGGAGCTTTTGACAAGCATCATGATCTAAAACATCAACATTCAACTCTCCCTGGTGTCGCAACCCTGACAATGTAAGATTGCTACTTCCCAAAAAACCGATCGTGGGGTTATTGATGTCAGACCGATGAACAAGGTAAAGTTTGGCATGAAGCGGATGTTTTAGAAAGAGTTTGACCATCACTTTTTGAGTTTTGATCTGCTGACTCAGCCGACGCAAACCCGCCTCATCTTTATTGGTTGGTGCGCCCCAAGTCAGTTGTTCGCAAAACTCTTGAGCAATTTGTTTCTTGTAACGAATCACTCCACTATTATCAATTCCGGTCTCTTCGTTACCGAGTGCAAAAGAGGAATGAACTTCATCTTTTGGCAACCGTTGCATTCCCACTAACAGACGACAGCAAGCTCTTTCTCCGCCAGCAAATTGCTCGATTAAATCGTCAATTTCGCGCCAGCCTCTAAGATTAAAGTAGCCAACACAGAAGTCAGCCTGCTGTGAAATTTGCAGCGTGTTCCGTAAGGTTGGCAGCAGGAATTGTTCTATATTGTCAAAGATGCGCGGCATTAGGTTTATCCTTATCCCCTAGAGTCTAATTCATCAAGTAACTGTGTCAACCCTCCAAGTCTGACTCTTACTTCAACGTTTAATCAGGGTGATTTTATATGAGTGTATGAAGCGAAGCTAGCACATCAAGATCGAGATAGGGAATGGATGGAATGGTTACACTTTAGCCTTAGTCACAAACTCGATCAAAAGCGAATACAGAGGCTAAGGCGATCGCATCTGTTGCAACCCATCGGTAACTCTCCTTAATTTGGAAGCAGGGTTTTCTCGATTGGGCCAATTAACCCACTCCAGACGGTACCTTGATGATGGGCGCGATCGCGATAATGGCGATCGCCCTTAATACCAACAAAGATCCTCAAGAACTGGTCAAAAAATGTCTAGAACTCCGTCTCAATAATTGACTCACCTTCAACAAAAGGATTAACAATTCTCAGGCATTCGGATACAATCAGCCCATTCTGCATATCTTCCGAGTCAAGCGTGTCAATGCCAGCTTCTAACGCACAAGCAATAATTAAGCTATCCCAGAACGAGAAATTGTAACGTTGGCGAAGTTCAGACGCATTCATCAAAATCTGGCGACTCAACTCAATCACCTGACACCCTTCATAAAAATCCTGAACAAGCTGCTGAATTTCTGCCTCGTCTAACAATCCTTTCTTAATTAAATTGACACAAACTTCATTAATCACTTGAGTGCTAACAGCAACCCCTTCTCTATCAATCAAAGAACGCGCAATTTGCTGTTTGCTTGTTCCTGCTTCTGTCTCCAAAAACGCATAAAGCCAGATATTCGTATCGAGAAAATATCCGCCACTAACCCCGCTCATGTGCCTCTTCTCTACTTAGGGAAACAAAGGTCTTGAGTTTAATTGGATTATTGATTAATCGGGCGATACTTCCTACAGCAGCAGTTCTTTTTTGTGAAGTCACCGTAATCTTCACCCTTTCAACACCTGCTAACATCTCCTGATATTCTTCAGGAACTTCTATCTGTCCATCTCGTACCCTGGCTGTAAATTCCACTGCTGACATTTTCTCCTCCCTGCTCAACTAATTGAGACAACACCAGCATCAACTCAACTTTAAACAAGTATACGAATTAACTCCGCTACAGACCAAGCTTGAGCCACTGCGCCTTGGGGAGAGTGGGGACTATCGCCGTCAAAGATTTCGGAAACTGAACCTAAACAGGCTTGGGATTGAAAATGGTCTAGAAACGGTTGCAAATCTACCGGAAGTGGTTCGTTGGGGTAAAATCGCCGCCAACTGCGGACAAAGGGGCCGATTAACCAACTCCAGACGGTACCTTGATGATAGGCGCGATCGCGATAATGGCGATCGCCGATATAAGTTCCCTGATAGGCTGGATCTTGCGGATCGAGACTTCGCAAGCCATAGGGCGTTAACAGCCGTTGTTTGGCAACTTGCAACACCGAACGCGCCTGTTGTTCGGGAAAGCCGCAATGCTGCAACGATAGGGCGATAATTGCATTGGGACGAATGCGCGGATCGGGACGGTCGTCTGGGGCAATGGTATCGTAAAAATAACCTTGGGAACGATTCCAAAATTTAGACAGAGAACGCTCTACTGTATGCGCGTGTTGCTGGTATCGCGCCGCCCGGTTGGTATCCCCTAACCGCTGCGCCCAAGCGGAAAGCCAGCATAATGCAGAATACCACAGAGCATTAATTTCTACGGGCTTCCCCTGACGCGGCGTAATCGGTTCGCCATCGAGTACCGCATCCATCCAGGTGATTGCTATTCCACTCCCCTGCCAGGTTATTAACCCATCGGCGGCATCTCGGCAGATATGAAATAAGGTTCCGGCGGTAAACCCTTTATAAATTTGGCGGGCGGTGGGATAGTGTTGTTCGAGGAAGTCCCAGTCTTGGGTGGCTTCTAAATATAGCCCTAGGGTTTCAATCCACCATAGGGCGGCATCGATACTGTTATAAAGGGGTTCGCTATCGCTATCGGGGAAGGTGTTGGGAATTAACCCCTGTTTGCAATAGCGCCCAAAAGTGTCTAACAAGCCTCGCGCCAATTCGTAACGTTGCGTCGCTAAGGCTAAACCAGGTAAGGCAATTAGGGTATCGCGTCCCCAATCATTAAACCACGGATACCCGGCGATAACGGTTGGCCCATCAATGGAAGCGCGATAGGCAATAAACGCATCGCTTGCCCGTAACAGTTGCGCCCAAAGGGACTCTGATATCTTAATTTGGGGTTGAATTCCGGCAAATAGCTTCTCCAAACGTTGGTGTTCGGCAGCAACGGCGGCATCAAAGTCTAAAAGCTTGATATTATTGCCGACTTGTGCTAGCAGCGTGACACTTTCTCCCGGTTGCAAGCGCACTGTTAAATAGCCGGGACTGTAGAGGTCTTCGCGATCGCCTAAACCGCGCCGTCGCTCCTCTGGATAATAATAGTTCCAATACCAAAACTCATCAACGCTATATTCCCCAGCACTCCAAGCCAACTGCCAAGGGGTTCCCGGCCGATCCTTGTGCATCGCTTGCAAGTCGAGGTGTTGCGGGTGGGGAACTTGGGTAAAAATCGTCTCAGCATCGCCCGATTGCTGATGGTGGAAATTGCGATCGCCAATCAGCAGCCGCAAGCGCAATACCGCCGCCTCCGTTCCCTGGTAGGTATAGCGAACCAAAATTTGATTTTGCGCCCCCTTCCCCCAGCCATGCGGCATCCATAAACCGCGCTTTAACTGCCAATTCCCCTCCCCCCATTGCCAACAGGGATAGGGATGCGCCTGGAAATCCTGTAAGAGGCGATAGCCCAACGGCGAAACCTCTCCCCCCTGCCAGAAATTCGTGCCTAACGCCCACACCTGGCCGCCAATTTCCAAACTCGCCTCTAAATGAGAAAGCAGCAATGTGCGATCGCCCGGAGGGTTCAGCGCCGCCATTAACCAACCGTGGTAGGTTCGCGATCGCGCATCGCCAATTGTCCCACTCGCAAACCCTCCCAAACCATTAGTCAGCAACCATTCCCGCGTGTCTAGTGTATCCATGCGTTGAGACATCCCATCGAGAGTGCGAATTGTGATATAGTCATAATCGTTATGACTATGATATAGTTGTAACAATATGTAAAGGAGATACGACTCATGACTTTAAGCTACGAATCTCAAGGATGCTTGCGTGTTGGACAAACTGCGCCCGACTTCACAGCTACAGCCGTTGTCGATCAAGAATTCAAAACGATTAAGCTGTCTGACTATCGTGGCAAGTATGTTGTTCTCTTCTTCTATCCCCTAGACTTTACCTTCGTTTGCCCCACCGAGATTACCGCATTTAGCGATCGCTTTGACGAATTCAAAGCCGTGGGTACAGAAGTTCTGGGTGTCTCCGTCGATAGTGAATTTTCTCACCTCGCTTGGATTCAAACCGATCGGAAATCCGGTGGCGTTGGCGACCTCAACTACCCCCTAGTTTCTGATATCAAAAAAGAAATCAGCGCCGCTTACAACGTCCTCGATCCCGAATCTGGCGTAGCCCTTAGAGGTCTATTCATCATCGACAAAGACGGCGTTATCCAACACGCCACCATCAACAACCTCGCCTTTGGTCGGAACGTAGACGAAACCCTGCGAACCCTGCAAGCCATCCAATACGTGCAAGCACACCCCGATGAAGTTTGTCCCGCAGGTTGGCAACCGGGCGACAAAACTATGAGTCCCGATCCCGTCAAGTCTAAAGTGTACTTCGCTTCTGTATAAATCAGACTGACGTAGATCGAGATCGTTTAAAATTGACCCCAACACAACAGATTGCCTTCAGTCATTTGTCGTGTTGGGGTCAATATTTTGACTGGGAAAATAATCAAAATGCTAACTTCTACCGATTTTCGCGGCTTACTCAACCAACGCTTCTTCAAAAACTTCTTTCCCGTTCCCGCCACCAGTCCCCTCAGCCTCGGACAACCAACTCCCGGTTTTGCCTTAACCGATGTCACCAATGGCGATCGCACCGTTAAACTAACCGACTATAAAGACAAACAACCCGTCATTCTCGCCTTTACCCGCATCTTCACCGAAAAGCAGTATTGTCCCTTTTGCTTTCCCCACATCAAAGCCCTCAACGAGAACTACGAACAGTTTACCGAACGCGGCATAGAACTGTTAATGATTACCAGCACGGACTTGCAGCAAAGCAAAACCGTCGTCAAAGACCTTAACCTAAAAATGCCCCTCCTCAGCGACCCCACCTGTCGCGTCTTCCAAGCCTACCAAGTCGGCCAAGCATTAGGCGCACCCCTACCCGCCCAATTTGTTATTGACAAATCGGGTATTTTGCGCTACAAGCATCTCTTCTCCTTCCTCGACCACAACGCCAACGTAGAAACGCTGCTTTCTCAGTGCTGCTTTCTTAGTGCTGAGTAGAAAGTGCTGAGTGCTGAGTGAGAAGAGGGTGGGGAGGTGAGGGAAGAGAGGGAGTTGGGAATTAGGAGTTGGGGGTTGGGGGAAGAGAGGGAGTTGGGAATTAGGAGTTAGGAGTTGGGGAACAAGAAATAGGAAAACTTGATAATTATCAACTCAGCACTCAGCACTCTTGAACCCACTCAGCACTCAGCACTTTACACTCAGCACTCTGTTCCCTTACAGTCGAATCTGAGACAAATTGCTGCGGGGGTTATGGGTGCGGCTAGAGCGGATTTTCTCGTAATATTCTCGCTCTACCGTGCTTAACTCTTTGGGGGTGACAATATTGACTTTGACCAATTGGTCGCCGCGTCCGCCTTTGGGGTTGGGCCAGCCTTTACCGCGCAGGCGCAAGGATTGACCGGAACGAATGCCCGCAGGCACGTTCACCGTCACATTGCCTTCAGGAGTAGGGACTTCAATGCTCGCCCCCAGAACGGCTTCATCGGGCGCAACAGGCACTTCACAGACGAGGTTATCGCCTTCAAATTGGAAGAAAGAATGGGGTTGCAAGTCAACTTTGAGATATAAGTCGCCCCGTTGCGGACCCATTGAGTTGCCTTTACCGCGAACTCGAATCCGACTGCCAGATTTGGCACCGGCGGGAATGCGAACGGTGAGGTTCTCTGTCCCTAAGCTGAAGCTTTTTTCGACGCCGTGAAAGGCTTCAGAGAAAGTGAGGGAAAGGTTGGCTTCTCGGTCTAGATTAGCGGAGGTTGCACCGCCAAAATCATCGTAACCAAAGCCTGTCGGGCCGCTTCCTGGAGAACGGTAATAGGTGCGTCGAGAAGCACTAGGGCCGCCAACGCCCCCACCCCCACCCATGCGACCTAAGAGTTCGTTAATAAACTCATCAAAGCTACCGTATTGGCTAAAGTCAAAGCCCCCAAAGTCTACTCCTGGGCCTGCGCCACCCCCCGGCCAACCTCCGGCGGTCCCGTTACCCGCGTGCTTCCAATACTGACCAAATTGATCGTATTTGCGGCGCTTGTCGGGGTCTGAAAGCACTTCATAGGCTTCGTTGACTTCTTTGAAGCGGGCTTCGGCTTGTTTGTTACCGGGATTCATATCCGGGTGATATTTGCGGGCGAGTTTGCGGAAGGCTTTTTTCAGCTCATCGCTACTTGCCGACTTACTGACTCCTAAGATGTCATAGTAATCCTTGAAATCAGTTGCAGCCATGCGGTTATCTCCTTGAGTCTAAAAACTTAGTGTAGGAATATTTATAGATTCAGATTTAGCCTATCAAAGGAAGTCTAATCTGGAAGTTCGGTTCTAACGCCTTGAGGCGATCGCAATTTCCGAACTTACCCCGAATTATTTTGAGTCAGGCGAACCAATTCATCAAGCCCTTCAGCCAGGGAGGGAGGGGCATCGCTCAGTTGACGGTGCATTTGTAGGACAATCTCTTCAGGAACTTGCCGAGAGCGTTCTCGGTTGCGTTCTAAGCACACAGCTAAGGGAATATCTAGCCAAATTCCGGTAATTAAAGTAAATCCAGATTGACGCGCTAGAGCGATCGCCTCTTGACGATAGCTACGTTTAGCATTGGTGGCATCATACACGGTTGGAGCTTGTTGTTGCACGGCTTGGTGAAATTCCCGTTCAACTTGCCGCCAAACTTGCATCCAGGAACCCTGAAAGCCCTCATCGCCAAAGAGTTGGGCGCGAATCTCGTCAGTAGAAACCAGTTGATAGCTTGGACAGTTGGCTATCAACTGGCGAGCAAAAGTAGACTTACCGCTACCGGGAAGACCAATCAGTAAAATGAGATTAGAAGGCATCCGCGCGCTGGATTCAGATTGTTCCACTTGCCCAGGTTGCCTCCTTACTCAAACAACTCAAACAGGACATCAATACGACCTGGTATTTAGTCTATCGCCGTAATTTTGCTCCATTAAATGGTCGTGTGATCCGGAATCGTCGCATTTTTCATGACGACGACAATGCCATTGCGGATGTAGAACCCTTGATCTTCGCGTTCGGCTTCCTCAACGCGGTCTTTGTTGATAATTTGGACGTGACGACCAATGCGAGCATTTTTATCCACAATAGCGCGGCGAATGGTGGTATCTGAAC from Desertifilum tharense IPPAS B-1220 carries:
- a CDS encoding Uma2 family endonuclease, whose translation is MMTSTDATLKLSLAEFLELPETKPASEYIDGRIYQKPMPQIKHSILQFELSSAINKVGKPQKIVYAFPELRCTFGGRSLVPDIAVFLWHRIPLDERGEPQNRIEIYPDWAIEILSPDQTDSRVTEKILFYLNNGTSLGWMIDPQDRMIISYQPQQQPEVKQGDDRLPVLSVLADLQLSANELFEWLKF
- a CDS encoding Uma2 family endonuclease — its product is MTSTTEPITQITLEEFLAQPETKPASEYIDGRIYQKPMAQGEHSILQGSLIAAINQVAKPQQLACAFPELRCTFENRAIVPDITVFEWQRIPRRPNGRIANKFEIPPDWVIEILSPEQSPSRVISKITFCLKHGTKLGWFIEPEDESVVVFLPNQLPEVKYGDEKLPVLEVLGDWNLSVGDVFSWLY
- a CDS encoding helicase-related protein produces the protein MPRIFDNIEQFLLPTLRNTLQISQQADFCVGYFNLRGWREIDDLIEQFAGGERACCRLLVGMQRLPKDEVHSSFALGNEETGIDNSGVIRYKKQIAQEFCEQLTWGAPTNKDEAGLRRLSQQIKTQKVMVKLFLKHPLHAKLYLVHRSDINNPTIGFLGSSNLTLSGLRHQGELNVDVLDHDACQKLQKWFDDRWRDRWCIDISQELVEIIDNSWAREKPIPPYYIYLKIAYHLSQEARAGLSQYPIPRDVKGQLFKFQEAAVQIAARHVNRRGGVLVGDVVGLGKTLIATTLAKILEEDFFLETLIICPKNLVSMWEDYVYRYGLRAKVLSISRVQSELPNERRYRVVLIDESHNLRNREGKRYRAIQEYIALNESRCILLTATPYNKTYLDLSNQLRLFVPEDKDLGIRPEKLLSELGGELEFSRKHQAPVRSLAAFEKSEYPDDWRELMRLYMVRRTRSFIQDNYAKSDPPNPLNKGEQVERRKYLEFPNGTRSYFPRRQPQTVKFGMGEDDDSYAALYSEDVVKILNSLNLPRYGLGNYAVSVKSAQSKSLTTAESVQLKGLSRAGKRLMGFCRTNLFKRLESGGPAFIQSLDRHILRNYIFLHAIAQDLPLPIGAQEAALLDTRNNDEDLDSLAGTLLDPETEEDEELAPEQVLSRTEAEYRQRAAAVYQEYATRYQRRFKWLRPKLFKPSLKQDLHSDAQALMSLLDECGGWDATTDQKLAALIELLCDVHPQKKVLIFTQFADTVHYLTAELKHRGIDRVEGVTGNSADPAGVAWRFSPVSNDKSISAADELRILIATDVLSEGLNLQDCAIIVNYDLPWAIIRLIQRAGRVDRIGQMAEKILCYSFLPVDGVERIINLRGRLRQRLQENAEVVGTDEAFFEDDANEQTMLDLYHEKSGILDGDEDSEVDLTSEAYQIWKNATDNNPTLKKTIENLQNVAYSTRTHIPTTTQPEGVLLYMKTAEGNDALAWINREGESVTQSQFEILRMARCEPETKAIPRDSQHHDLVEQGAKLIAEEEKSAGGQLGRPSGARFRTYERLKRYAKEMPLLVTSDLLKAIDQIYRYPLRQSAVDRLNRSLKSGIDDQQLAELVVALYLDDRLGLVHEEGQMQEPQIICSLGLFQSQN
- a CDS encoding PIN domain-containing protein, with the translated sequence MSGVSGGYFLDTNIWLYAFLETEAGTSKQQIARSLIDREGVAVSTQVINEVCVNLIKKGLLDEAEIQQLVQDFYEGCQVIELSRQILMNASELRQRYNFSFWDSLIIACALEAGIDTLDSEDMQNGLIVSECLRIVNPFVEGESIIETEF
- a CDS encoding amylo-alpha-1,6-glucosidase, whose amino-acid sequence is MDTLDTREWLLTNGLGGFASGTIGDARSRTYHGWLMAALNPPGDRTLLLSHLEASLEIGGQVWALGTNFWQGGEVSPLGYRLLQDFQAHPYPCWQWGEGNWQLKRGLWMPHGWGKGAQNQILVRYTYQGTEAAVLRLRLLIGDRNFHHQQSGDAETIFTQVPHPQHLDLQAMHKDRPGTPWQLAWSAGEYSVDEFWYWNYYYPEERRRGLGDREDLYSPGYLTVRLQPGESVTLLAQVGNNIKLLDFDAAVAAEHQRLEKLFAGIQPQIKISESLWAQLLRASDAFIAYRASIDGPTVIAGYPWFNDWGRDTLIALPGLALATQRYELARGLLDTFGRYCKQGLIPNTFPDSDSEPLYNSIDAALWWIETLGLYLEATQDWDFLEQHYPTARQIYKGFTAGTLFHICRDAADGLITWQGSGIAITWMDAVLDGEPITPRQGKPVEINALWYSALCWLSAWAQRLGDTNRAARYQQHAHTVERSLSKFWNRSQGYFYDTIAPDDRPDPRIRPNAIIALSLQHCGFPEQQARSVLQVAKQRLLTPYGLRSLDPQDPAYQGTYIGDRHYRDRAYHQGTVWSWLIGPFVRSWRRFYPNEPLPVDLQPFLDHFQSQACLGSVSEIFDGDSPHSPQGAVAQAWSVAELIRILV
- a CDS encoding peroxiredoxin encodes the protein MTLSYESQGCLRVGQTAPDFTATAVVDQEFKTIKLSDYRGKYVVLFFYPLDFTFVCPTEITAFSDRFDEFKAVGTEVLGVSVDSEFSHLAWIQTDRKSGGVGDLNYPLVSDIKKEISAAYNVLDPESGVALRGLFIIDKDGVIQHATINNLAFGRNVDETLRTLQAIQYVQAHPDEVCPAGWQPGDKTMSPDPVKSKVYFASV
- a CDS encoding redoxin domain-containing protein, translated to MLTSTDFRGLLNQRFFKNFFPVPATSPLSLGQPTPGFALTDVTNGDRTVKLTDYKDKQPVILAFTRIFTEKQYCPFCFPHIKALNENYEQFTERGIELLMITSTDLQQSKTVVKDLNLKMPLLSDPTCRVFQAYQVGQALGAPLPAQFVIDKSGILRYKHLFSFLDHNANVETLLSQCCFLSAE